One Bacillota bacterium genomic region harbors:
- the metG gene encoding methionine--tRNA ligase yields MSGRAKGEGERETFYITTPIYYTNDNLHIGHTYTTVAADAIARFHRLRGVDTYFLTGTDEHGQKVQRRAEADGKDPQTFVDEIVEHIKALWAKMGISYDGFIRTTDPVHERVVQQIFEKILAKGDIYKAEYEGWYCTGCEAFFTETQYKDLGGRCPDHDAPFERLREESYFFRLGKYADRLLRHIETHPEFIQPVSRRNEIVSFIKQGLEDLCVSRTTFTWGIPVPSNPRHVIYVWFDALANYITAIGYLSDERKFRRYWPADVHLIGKEIVRFHCIIWPIMLMALDLPLPDKIFGHGWLQLESGKMSKSRGNVIDPLVLIDKYGVDAVRYYLLREIPFGADGYYTEDALILRTNVDLANDLGNLLSRTTAMINQAFGGRIPEPGPYEALDRELPTLAGQVLDEVERYFDDLEISSALASLWRLIDRSNKYIDETSPWALAREEKTRPRAGTVLYNLAETLRILGIALRPFLLEAPREIWKQLGVGGDINESTWQDAKTWGRLQPGLTVRRGTPLFPRIEVAKEGEGPARVQGKPAAQAEPVSAQVATTPPSPGEAGPSTDVGPAQISIDDFRRLDLRVATILTAERIKGADKLLRLDVQIGEEKRQLVAGIAKHYEPEALIGKSIVVVANLAPAKIRGLESRGMLLAASTDDGAQLGLVTPERPVPPGSRVK; encoded by the coding sequence TTGAGCGGCAGAGCGAAGGGCGAAGGCGAGCGTGAAACCTTCTACATCACCACCCCGATTTACTACACCAACGACAACCTGCACATCGGTCACACCTACACGACCGTGGCCGCCGACGCCATTGCCAGATTCCACCGCCTGCGCGGCGTCGACACTTACTTCCTGACCGGGACCGACGAGCACGGCCAGAAAGTCCAGCGACGGGCCGAAGCTGATGGCAAGGACCCGCAGACGTTCGTCGATGAGATCGTCGAACACATCAAGGCCCTGTGGGCCAAGATGGGCATCTCCTACGACGGGTTCATCCGGACCACGGACCCCGTCCACGAGCGGGTCGTCCAGCAGATCTTCGAGAAGATCCTGGCCAAGGGGGACATCTACAAGGCCGAATACGAGGGCTGGTACTGCACCGGCTGCGAGGCCTTCTTCACCGAGACCCAGTACAAGGACCTTGGGGGCCGATGCCCCGACCACGACGCCCCCTTCGAGCGGCTTCGGGAGGAGAGCTACTTCTTCCGCCTTGGCAAGTACGCCGACCGGCTGTTGAGGCACATCGAGACCCATCCCGAGTTCATCCAGCCGGTCTCCCGGCGTAACGAGATCGTCAGCTTCATCAAGCAAGGGCTGGAGGACCTGTGCGTGTCCCGGACCACCTTCACCTGGGGCATCCCGGTCCCCTCCAACCCTAGGCACGTCATCTACGTCTGGTTCGACGCCCTGGCCAACTACATCACGGCCATCGGCTACCTCTCCGACGAGAGGAAGTTCCGCCGCTATTGGCCGGCCGATGTGCACCTAATCGGCAAGGAGATCGTCCGGTTCCACTGCATCATTTGGCCGATCATGCTGATGGCCTTGGACCTGCCCTTGCCGGACAAGATCTTCGGCCATGGTTGGCTCCAACTGGAGAGCGGCAAGATGTCCAAGTCGCGGGGGAACGTCATCGACCCGCTGGTCCTCATTGACAAGTACGGGGTCGACGCGGTCCGCTACTATCTCCTGAGGGAGATCCCCTTCGGGGCCGACGGCTACTACACCGAGGACGCCCTCATCCTGAGGACCAACGTCGACCTGGCCAATGACCTGGGCAACCTGCTCAGCCGGACGACGGCCATGATCAACCAGGCCTTCGGCGGGCGCATCCCGGAGCCCGGACCGTACGAAGCCCTCGACCGGGAGCTGCCGACCCTGGCCGGCCAGGTCCTCGACGAGGTCGAAAGGTACTTCGACGACCTGGAAATCAGCTCGGCCCTGGCCTCCTTGTGGAGACTGATCGATCGCTCCAACAAGTACATCGACGAGACCAGCCCGTGGGCCTTGGCCCGGGAAGAGAAGACCCGGCCGCGGGCGGGTACGGTCCTTTATAACCTGGCAGAGACCCTCAGGATCCTCGGCATCGCTTTGCGGCCGTTCCTGCTCGAGGCACCCAGGGAGATCTGGAAGCAACTCGGGGTGGGCGGCGACATCAACGAGTCGACCTGGCAGGACGCCAAGACCTGGGGCCGGCTGCAGCCCGGGCTGACGGTCAGGCGGGGGACGCCGCTCTTCCCCCGGATCGAGGTGGCCAAGGAGGGCGAAGGCCCGGCCAGAGTCCAGGGCAAGCCCGCGGCCCAGGCGGAGCCCGTCTCGGCCCAGGTGGCAACGACACCCCCGTCCCCCGGCGAGGCCGGTCCTTCCACCGACGTCGGTCCGGCCCAGATTTCCATCGACGATTTCCGGCGGCTGGACCTCCGCGTGGCCACCATCCTGACGGCCGAGCGGATCAAGGGGGCCGACAAGCTCCTCCGCCTCGATGTTCAGATCGGCGAGGAAAAGCGACAGCTCGTCGCCGGTATTGCCAAGCACTACGAACCGGAGGCGCTGATCGGCAAGAGCATCGTCGTCGTGGCCAACCTGGCCCCGGCCAAGATCCGTGGCCTGGAATCACGGGGCATGCTGCTGGCTGCCTCCACCGACGACGGCGCCCAGCTCGGCCTGGTCACCCCGGAGCGCCCAGTACCCCCGGGGAGCAGGGTCAAATGA
- the hydF gene encoding [FeFe] hydrogenase H-cluster maturation GTPase HydF, with product MEATPRGERLHVAIFGRRNAGKSTLINALSNQDVAIVSPVPGTTTDPVYRSMEILPIGPVVLIDTAGIDDVGDLGQMRIRSTLRVLNRTDLALLVIDATAGPGEYEQNLLKRLKDRDLPAIAVINKVDLVRKPEDWTAWGTALGVPVVPVSGESGEGIEALKQKIIEVAPSDWSAPAIVGDLIDPGDLVFLVVPIDLAAPKGRLILPQVQTLRDILDHDAYAVMVKEYELREALANQVRRPRLVITDSQAFLKVDADTPSEVRLTSFSILFARYKGDLEALVAGAKAVDSLRPGDRVLIAEACTHHRQADDIGRVKIPRWLRQRVGGDLQFSWVSGMKYPDDLETYKLVVHCGGCMINRREMLARIGQAREKGVPIVNYGVLIAYLLGLLPRALEPFPAARQLIIGL from the coding sequence GTGGAAGCCACTCCCCGCGGCGAACGTCTGCACGTCGCCATCTTCGGTCGGCGCAACGCCGGCAAGTCAACCCTCATAAATGCTCTCTCCAACCAGGACGTGGCCATCGTCTCCCCCGTCCCCGGGACAACCACCGATCCGGTCTACCGGTCGATGGAAATCCTGCCGATCGGCCCGGTGGTCCTGATCGACACCGCCGGTATCGATGACGTCGGAGACCTGGGCCAGATGAGGATCAGGAGCACCCTGCGGGTTCTCAATCGGACCGACCTGGCCCTTCTGGTCATCGACGCGACGGCCGGCCCCGGGGAATACGAGCAGAATCTGCTCAAACGCCTGAAAGACCGGGACCTACCGGCCATTGCCGTAATCAACAAGGTCGACCTGGTCCGAAAGCCGGAGGACTGGACCGCTTGGGGCACCGCGCTTGGCGTACCGGTGGTGCCGGTGAGCGGCGAGAGCGGCGAGGGCATCGAGGCCTTGAAACAGAAGATCATCGAGGTGGCTCCGAGCGACTGGTCGGCGCCGGCCATCGTCGGGGACCTGATCGACCCGGGCGACCTGGTCTTCCTGGTCGTCCCGATCGACCTTGCCGCGCCCAAGGGCCGATTGATCTTGCCGCAGGTGCAGACCCTTCGCGACATCCTCGACCACGATGCCTACGCCGTCATGGTCAAGGAGTATGAGCTCCGAGAGGCCCTCGCCAACCAGGTCCGCCGGCCGCGCCTGGTGATCACCGACTCCCAGGCCTTCCTCAAGGTGGACGCCGATACGCCCTCGGAGGTAAGGCTGACCTCCTTCTCCATCCTCTTTGCCCGCTACAAGGGGGACCTCGAGGCGTTGGTGGCTGGGGCGAAGGCCGTCGACTCTCTCCGCCCCGGGGATCGGGTCCTTATCGCGGAAGCCTGCACTCATCACCGGCAGGCCGACGACATCGGGAGAGTCAAGATTCCGCGCTGGCTACGCCAGAGGGTCGGCGGGGACCTTCAGTTCAGTTGGGTCTCCGGGATGAAGTACCCCGATGATCTGGAGACCTACAAGCTGGTGGTCCACTGCGGAGGGTGCATGATCAACCGCCGTGAGATGCTGGCAAGAATAGGTCAGGCCCGGGAGAAGGGCGTCCCGATTGTCAATTATGGGGTCCTCATCGCCTACTTGCTCGGACTGCTGCCTCGGGCCCTCGAACCATTCCCGGCAGCCAGGCAACTAATCATCGGCCTCTGA
- a CDS encoding aspartate ammonia-lyase: MTGANRQEHDLLGTCEVPADAYYGVHACRAAANFPISGQTPHPQLLRAMGLVKKACALANTELGHLSQERGRVIAQAAEELAEGRWGDQIVVDAYQGGAGTSTNMNVNEVIANRAIELLGGRKGDYSLVHPLDHVNLHQSTNDVYPTALRVAAIALLLPLSQALARLQEALQEKEAEFAGVIKLGRTEMQDAVPITLGQEFSAWAQAVARDRWRLYKVEERLRQVNLGGTAVGTGLNADRRYSYLAAEKLRAVARQGLSRAENPIDLTQNADVFVEVSGLIKAGAVNLAKIASDLILLSSGPRGGLAEINLPELQAGSSIMPGKVNPVVPEMVKQVSYQVIGFDVAITLAAQGGQLELNAFLPLIAHDLLWGIQLLTRAADIFTERCVKGVTASRERCRGWLEDSYGLVTAIIGHVGYDLASDIAREARDTGRPVRQVILDRGLFTPDRLALVLDPEQMTRPGIPGAVTRTRDVGSDGRGPGRQD; the protein is encoded by the coding sequence ATGACCGGAGCGAACCGGCAGGAACATGATCTCTTGGGGACCTGCGAGGTCCCCGCCGACGCCTACTACGGGGTCCACGCCTGCAGGGCGGCGGCCAACTTCCCGATCTCGGGACAGACCCCGCATCCCCAACTGCTGAGGGCCATGGGCCTGGTCAAGAAGGCCTGCGCCCTGGCCAACACGGAACTGGGCCACCTGAGCCAGGAACGCGGCCGGGTCATCGCCCAGGCAGCCGAGGAACTGGCCGAGGGTCGGTGGGGCGATCAGATCGTCGTCGACGCCTACCAGGGTGGGGCCGGGACCTCGACGAATATGAACGTCAACGAGGTCATCGCCAATCGGGCCATCGAACTCCTGGGCGGCCGTAAGGGAGACTATTCCCTGGTCCACCCCCTCGATCACGTCAACCTGCACCAGTCGACCAACGATGTCTATCCGACGGCCCTCCGCGTGGCCGCCATCGCCCTGCTCCTCCCCCTCAGCCAAGCCCTGGCCCGCCTGCAAGAGGCCCTTCAGGAAAAGGAAGCAGAGTTTGCCGGGGTGATCAAGCTCGGCCGGACCGAGATGCAGGACGCCGTGCCGATCACCCTGGGACAGGAGTTCAGCGCCTGGGCCCAGGCGGTGGCCCGGGACCGTTGGCGTCTGTACAAGGTGGAAGAACGGCTGCGCCAGGTCAACCTGGGGGGGACGGCGGTCGGCACGGGCCTAAACGCCGACCGCCGCTACTCCTACCTCGCCGCCGAGAAGCTGAGGGCGGTCGCCCGCCAGGGGTTGTCAAGGGCCGAAAATCCGATCGACCTGACCCAGAACGCCGATGTCTTCGTCGAGGTCTCCGGGCTGATCAAGGCGGGGGCGGTCAACCTGGCCAAGATCGCCTCCGACCTGATCCTCCTGTCCTCCGGACCCCGGGGCGGCCTGGCCGAGATCAACCTGCCCGAGTTGCAGGCGGGGTCGTCGATCATGCCGGGCAAGGTCAACCCGGTCGTCCCGGAAATGGTCAAACAGGTATCTTACCAGGTCATCGGCTTCGACGTGGCAATCACCCTCGCGGCTCAGGGGGGGCAACTGGAACTCAACGCCTTCCTGCCGCTGATTGCCCACGACCTGCTCTGGGGGATCCAGCTCCTCACCCGGGCGGCGGACATCTTCACCGAGCGCTGCGTCAAAGGGGTCACGGCCAGCCGCGAGCGCTGTCGGGGCTGGCTCGAAGATAGCTACGGACTGGTGACGGCGATCATCGGGCACGTCGGCTACGACCTGGCCTCGGACATCGCTCGAGAGGCCCGCGACACCGGACGCCCGGTCCGACAGGTCATCCTGGACCGCGGCCTCTTCACCCCGGACCGGCTGGCGCTGGTCCTCGACCCCGAGCAGATGACCAGGCCGGGCATTCCCGGTGCGGTGACAAGAACCCGGGACGTCGGAAGCGACGGTCGGGGGCCCGGACGCCAAGACTGA
- a CDS encoding TatD family hydrolase, whose amino-acid sequence MKANKPGAAAGALPPVVETHCHLDLKDYAPDRAEVISRARAAGVAALVNVGFNLASSLASVDLAEANPDIWAAVGIHPHDATEATAGTLARLGDLARKPKVAAIGEIGLDYYRDLSPRPAQREAFRRQLRLARELRKPVIIHDRDAHDEVLRILEEEAAGLTVVLHCFSGDAAMARACLSAGYFMAVGGAVTFANGLKTQEVAKVLPLNRLLLETDSPYLSPEPFRGKRNEPARVAAVAQKVAEVRGESLAVIRAETTRTAVKALGLTLG is encoded by the coding sequence ATGAAGGCGAACAAACCGGGGGCAGCGGCCGGCGCTCTCCCACCGGTCGTCGAGACTCATTGCCATCTCGATTTGAAGGATTACGCGCCAGACCGGGCGGAGGTCATCAGCCGTGCTCGGGCGGCCGGGGTGGCCGCGTTGGTCAACGTCGGGTTCAACCTGGCCAGCTCCCTCGCGTCGGTGGACCTCGCCGAGGCCAACCCGGACATCTGGGCGGCGGTGGGCATTCACCCCCACGACGCGACCGAGGCCACTGCGGGGACCCTGGCGAGGCTAGGCGACTTGGCCCGCAAGCCGAAGGTCGCGGCCATCGGGGAAATCGGTCTCGATTACTACCGTGACCTCTCCCCCCGGCCCGCCCAGCGGGAGGCCTTCCGCCGGCAGCTCCGCCTGGCCCGTGAGCTAAGGAAACCGGTGATCATCCACGACCGCGACGCCCACGACGAGGTCCTGCGGATCCTGGAGGAGGAAGCCGCCGGGTTGACCGTCGTCCTGCATTGTTTTTCCGGGGACGCGGCGATGGCCCGGGCCTGCCTCTCGGCCGGCTACTTCATGGCCGTCGGCGGGGCGGTGACCTTCGCCAATGGCCTAAAGACGCAGGAGGTAGCGAAGGTCCTCCCGCTCAATCGGCTTCTTCTGGAGACCGACTCACCCTACCTCTCCCCGGAGCCCTTCCGCGGCAAGCGGAATGAGCCGGCCAGGGTAGCGGCGGTCGCCCAGAAGGTGGCCGAAGTCCGCGGGGAGTCACTGGCCGTGATCCGGGCCGAGACCACCCGGACGGCGGTCAAGGCCCTCGGTCTTACGCTGGGCTGA
- a CDS encoding AbrB/MazE/SpoVT family DNA-binding domain-containing protein, whose translation MKSTGIVRKVDELGRVVIPIELRRTLDIEEKDALEIYVDSDKIILRKYEPACIFCGNAQNVENFRGKRVCRNCIEAMQSRAV comes from the coding sequence ATGAAGTCTACGGGTATTGTTCGTAAAGTCGATGAACTGGGACGCGTCGTGATTCCCATTGAACTCCGCCGCACCCTGGACATTGAAGAGAAGGACGCTCTGGAGATCTACGTCGACTCCGACAAGATCATCCTTCGCAAGTATGAGCCGGCCTGCATCTTCTGCGGCAACGCCCAGAACGTCGAGAACTTCCGGGGCAAGAGGGTTTGCCGGAACTGTATCGAGGCTATGCAGAGCCGGGCCGTCTGA